A genomic window from Deltaproteobacteria bacterium includes:
- a CDS encoding iron-containing alcohol dehydrogenase, whose amino-acid sequence NCEDAAEAGLKFGADVILAIGGGSSMDTAKTAAVLMKHPGKTAKDFYESGEPITGATPFILVNTSHGTGSECDAFAVAQSDGEDKPAINSPHIYATYAIEDPRLTVTMPLKQTISTAIDALNHALEAATTIVASPYSIGLSRDAIRLVASYLPTAIAQPGNLTARYWLMYASAIAGISFDLSFLHITHSMEHAMSAINEKVTHGDGLGILLPAMVREIYPAVPEMLADICAPIVPGLDGVPGEADYFVEQFTAWLNSVGQATSMAGYFTEADIPALVKMTMESSLSKILLGLAPIKVDATVIERIFRNSL is encoded by the coding sequence CAACTGCGAGGACGCGGCCGAGGCAGGCTTGAAATTCGGCGCCGACGTCATCCTGGCCATCGGCGGCGGCAGCTCCATGGACACGGCCAAGACGGCTGCCGTGCTCATGAAACATCCCGGCAAGACGGCCAAGGATTTCTATGAGTCCGGCGAGCCCATCACCGGCGCCACGCCGTTCATCCTGGTCAACACCTCCCACGGCACGGGTTCGGAATGCGACGCCTTTGCCGTGGCCCAGTCCGACGGCGAGGACAAGCCGGCCATCAATTCCCCGCACATCTACGCGACCTACGCCATCGAGGACCCGCGTCTGACCGTGACCATGCCCCTCAAGCAGACCATCTCCACGGCCATCGACGCCCTGAACCACGCCCTGGAAGCGGCCACGACCATCGTCGCCTCGCCCTATTCCATCGGCCTGTCCAGGGACGCCATCCGGCTGGTGGCCTCGTACCTGCCGACGGCCATCGCCCAGCCCGGCAATCTGACCGCGCGTTACTGGCTCATGTACGCCTCGGCCATCGCCGGCATCAGCTTTGACCTGAGCTTTTTGCACATCACCCATTCCATGGAACACGCCATGAGCGCCATCAACGAAAAGGTCACCCATGGCGATGGCCTGGGCATCCTGCTCCCGGCCATGGTGCGCGAAATCTACCCGGCCGTGCCCGAGATGCTCGCCGACATCTGTGCACCGATCGTGCCGGGCCTGGACGGCGTGCCCGGCGAGGCCGATTACTTCGTGGAGCAGTTCACCGCCTGGCTCAATTCCGTGGGTCAGGCCACGAGCATGGCCGGCTACTTCACCGAGGCCGATATCCCGGCCCTGGTCAAGATGACCATGGAATCCTCCCTGTCCAAGATCCTGCTTGGCCTGGCGCCGATCAAGGTCGACGCCACGGTCATCGAACGCATTTTCCGGAATTCGTTGTAG